Proteins co-encoded in one Pseudarthrobacter chlorophenolicus A6 genomic window:
- a CDS encoding YybH family protein produces the protein MLAPSFQEEVARYHEAVPEITRGNTGPIKDLYSRLEDVTLANPFGGIAKGWAQVEARLDQAARQFQDGEMLGFDTITSYTARDTAYLVETEHFRARLDGAAAAEEFALRVTSIFRREEGYWKLVHRHADPAARPQSRRSLAQAAAS, from the coding sequence ATGCTGGCACCCAGTTTCCAGGAAGAAGTGGCCCGCTACCACGAAGCCGTTCCCGAAATCACCCGGGGCAACACCGGCCCCATCAAGGACCTCTACTCCCGGCTCGAGGACGTGACGCTGGCCAACCCCTTCGGGGGCATTGCCAAAGGGTGGGCACAGGTTGAAGCCCGGCTGGACCAGGCGGCCCGGCAGTTCCAGGACGGCGAGATGCTCGGCTTCGACACCATCACGTCCTACACGGCGCGCGACACCGCTTACCTGGTGGAAACCGAGCACTTCCGTGCCCGGCTGGACGGTGCTGCGGCCGCCGAGGAGTTCGCCCTCCGGGTGACCAGCATCTTCCGCCGCGAGGAAGGCTACTGGAAACTGGTGCACCGGCATGCCGACCCGGCTGCGCGGCCCCAGTCCCGCAGATCACTGGCCCAGGCGGCCGCCAGCTGA
- a CDS encoding molybdopterin oxidoreductase family protein, producing the protein MTTSADTHCPYCALQCAMTLTSPTGQAPAAQPGPVPVTLTTAPAAPLEVQGRDFPTNRGGLCRKGWTSANLLNHPGRITEPLLKGPDGIHRPISWDQALDLAATAVKDARTRYGADAVGVFGGGGLTNEKAYQLGKFARLALGTSRIDYNGRFCMSSAAAAGMRAFGVDRGLPFPLEALDTAGTILMLGSNVAETMPPFVQHLKGARDAGGLIVVDPRRSATAAFTADGGGLHLQPLPGTDLTLLLGLSHVVIHENLVDTAYVRERTSGYSAVARSVASFWPERVQSLTGVPADLIRETARRLAAGARKGGSYILTGRGVEQHVDGTDTATAAINLSLLLGLPGSARSGYGTLTGQGNGQGGREHGQKADQLPGYRKITDPAARAHVASVWGVPEDLIPGPGLPAVQLLKSLGKDDGVRCLFVHASNIAVASPDANAVIEGLRSLDFLMVCDFFMSETAAMADLVLPVLQWAEEEGTLTNLEGRVLRRRRALTPPAGARSELWIMARLAERLEAPSTYSEDPETVFEELRLASAGGLADYSGIDYAMLDRGDAAYWPYPAGSTGTPRLFSERFAHADGKAVMTPVLPRRRRTPADSPLANIADAADAKPFTLITGRLLEHYQSGAQTRRVAALLAAQPEARMQIHPAAAAAMGVAEGSFVSVANERGEVVCRAELSTAIRSETVFLPFHFPELESANRLTEAATDPISGMPEFKFNKVWVRPVAAPTAGKVLQTMEAS; encoded by the coding sequence ATGACCACAAGCGCCGACACGCACTGCCCCTACTGCGCCCTGCAGTGCGCCATGACGCTCACGTCCCCCACAGGACAGGCCCCGGCTGCACAGCCGGGGCCTGTCCCCGTGACCCTCACCACGGCACCCGCTGCACCGCTTGAGGTCCAGGGGCGCGACTTCCCCACCAACCGTGGCGGCCTGTGCCGCAAGGGCTGGACCTCCGCCAACCTGCTCAACCATCCCGGACGCATCACCGAGCCCCTGCTCAAGGGCCCGGACGGCATCCACCGGCCCATCTCCTGGGACCAGGCCCTGGACCTCGCCGCAACGGCGGTGAAGGACGCCCGCACCCGCTACGGTGCAGACGCCGTCGGCGTCTTTGGCGGCGGCGGCCTCACCAATGAGAAGGCGTACCAGCTGGGCAAGTTCGCCCGGCTGGCCCTGGGCACCTCACGGATCGACTACAACGGCCGGTTCTGCATGTCCTCCGCCGCTGCCGCCGGAATGCGCGCCTTCGGCGTTGACCGCGGCCTGCCGTTCCCGCTCGAAGCGCTGGACACCGCCGGCACCATCCTGATGCTGGGCTCCAACGTGGCCGAAACCATGCCGCCCTTCGTCCAGCACCTGAAAGGCGCCCGCGACGCCGGCGGCCTGATCGTGGTGGACCCCCGCCGTTCTGCCACGGCGGCGTTCACGGCCGACGGCGGCGGCCTCCACCTCCAGCCGCTTCCGGGCACGGACCTCACCCTGCTGCTGGGACTCTCCCACGTGGTCATCCACGAAAACCTGGTGGACACCGCCTACGTCCGCGAGCGCACCTCGGGCTACAGCGCCGTGGCCCGCAGCGTCGCCTCCTTCTGGCCCGAACGGGTCCAGTCCCTCACCGGCGTACCGGCCGACCTGATCCGCGAAACGGCCCGCAGGCTCGCCGCCGGGGCGCGCAAGGGCGGCAGCTACATCCTCACCGGCCGCGGCGTTGAGCAGCACGTGGACGGCACCGATACCGCCACCGCGGCCATCAACCTCAGCCTGCTGCTCGGCCTGCCGGGTTCGGCCCGCAGCGGCTACGGCACGCTGACTGGCCAAGGAAACGGCCAGGGCGGCCGCGAACACGGCCAGAAAGCCGACCAGCTGCCCGGCTACCGCAAGATCACCGATCCCGCCGCCCGCGCCCACGTCGCCTCCGTGTGGGGCGTTCCGGAGGACCTTATCCCCGGCCCGGGCCTTCCAGCGGTCCAGCTGCTGAAGTCGCTCGGAAAGGACGACGGCGTCCGGTGCCTTTTTGTCCACGCCTCCAACATTGCGGTCGCCTCGCCGGACGCCAACGCCGTCATTGAGGGACTCCGCAGCCTGGACTTCCTGATGGTCTGCGACTTCTTCATGTCCGAGACGGCAGCAATGGCTGACCTGGTCCTCCCAGTCCTCCAGTGGGCGGAGGAGGAAGGCACCCTGACCAACCTCGAGGGCCGCGTCCTCCGCCGACGCCGGGCCCTCACACCGCCTGCAGGAGCCCGCAGCGAGCTGTGGATCATGGCCCGGCTCGCCGAACGGCTCGAAGCACCCTCCACGTACAGCGAGGACCCGGAAACCGTCTTCGAAGAACTGCGGCTGGCATCTGCCGGCGGCCTGGCCGACTACTCCGGCATCGACTACGCCATGCTGGACCGGGGTGACGCCGCCTACTGGCCCTACCCCGCCGGCAGCACCGGAACCCCCAGGCTGTTCAGCGAGCGCTTCGCCCACGCCGACGGCAAAGCCGTGATGACCCCGGTGCTGCCGCGCCGCCGTCGTACTCCTGCTGACAGCCCCTTGGCGAACATCGCCGACGCGGCCGACGCCAAACCCTTCACCCTCATCACCGGCCGCCTCCTGGAGCACTATCAGTCCGGCGCCCAGACCCGGCGGGTCGCGGCCCTCCTGGCTGCGCAGCCAGAGGCCAGGATGCAGATCCACCCGGCCGCAGCGGCCGCAATGGGCGTCGCCGAAGGATCCTTCGTGTCGGTGGCCAATGAACGCGGCGAGGTGGTGTGCCGGGCCGAACTCAGCACCGCCATCCGCAGCGAAACGGTCTTCCTGCCGTTCCATTTCCCCGAACTGGAAAGTGCCAACCGCCTCACCGAGGCGGCCACCGACCCCATTTCCGGGATGCCCGAATTCAAATTCAACAAGGTGTGGGTCCGGCCGGTGGCCGCACCCACAGCCGGCAAAGTGCTTCAGACGATGGAGGCCTCATGA
- a CDS encoding glutamine amidotransferase, protein MLPFLLLASRAEDAAADDEYAAYLRYGGLEERELRRIRLEAAPLPELDLSEFSGVIVGGSPFTSSDPPEDKSQVQHRVEQELSGLLDQLVERDFPFLGACYGVGTLGRHQGAVIDRTFGEPLAAVEIGLTDAGLQDPLLQGMPQAFTAFAGHKEACSSLPAHAVRLAGSEACPVQMFRIQSNLYATQFHPELDAEGLVTRIDIYRNAGYFPPESAEDLMADARKFTVTEPMKILRNFVARYAA, encoded by the coding sequence GTGCTGCCTTTCCTGCTTTTGGCCTCCCGCGCCGAGGACGCCGCTGCCGACGACGAGTACGCCGCGTACCTGAGGTACGGCGGCCTGGAGGAGCGGGAGCTGCGGCGGATCCGGCTCGAAGCGGCTCCCCTGCCGGAACTGGACCTCTCCGAATTCTCCGGCGTGATTGTGGGCGGCAGTCCCTTCACTTCGAGCGATCCGCCTGAGGACAAGAGCCAGGTCCAGCACAGGGTGGAACAGGAGCTGTCGGGCCTGCTGGACCAGCTGGTGGAGCGCGATTTCCCGTTCCTGGGGGCCTGTTACGGTGTGGGGACCCTGGGCAGGCACCAAGGGGCAGTGATCGACCGGACGTTCGGCGAGCCCCTCGCCGCCGTGGAAATCGGCCTCACCGATGCCGGCCTCCAGGACCCGTTGCTGCAGGGGATGCCACAGGCGTTCACCGCTTTTGCCGGCCACAAGGAAGCCTGCAGTTCACTGCCCGCCCATGCGGTACGACTGGCAGGCTCCGAAGCCTGCCCCGTCCAGATGTTCCGGATCCAGTCAAACCTCTACGCCACCCAGTTCCATCCCGAACTCGATGCGGAGGGCCTGGTGACGCGCATCGACATTTACCGCAACGCCGGCTACTTCCCGCCGGAGTCGGCCGAGGACCTGATGGCCGATGCCCGGAAGTTCACAGTGACGGAGCCGATGAAGATCCTGCGAAACTTCGTGGCCCGTTACGCCGCCTGA
- a CDS encoding MFS transporter yields MSSTDTSTVPGSPQPVNSRGRVIVASLIGTTVEFYDFYVYATAAVLVFPQLFFPNANETTQLLSSFAVFGVAFIARPLGSIVFGHFGDKFGRKGTLVASLLTMGIATFLIGCLPTALVPGWEFWAPALLVVMRFAQGLALGGEWSGAALLATENAPANKRAIYGTFPQLGAPIGFIIANVIFLVASYTLSPAAFQAWGWRVPFLLSAVMVIIGLYVRLKLIETPAFTKVIESNEVAKLPLGRVFKTSWRQLILGTFIMLATYVLFYLMTTFTLTYGTRASSLDAAKAAAEKAGKPMSEAAAAAFVPGLGYTRNDFLWMLIAGVVFFGIFTLVSGPLAEKYGRRKMLIGVTAGIFAFGLLFVPLFSGGFVGTMALLILGFSLMGLTFGPMGALLPELFPTNVRYTGSAISYNFSSILGAAVAPFIAVALWELADGSPVLVGVYLTSMAVLTLIALFVSKETRDLDYENNVA; encoded by the coding sequence ATGTCTTCCACCGACACCTCCACGGTGCCCGGTTCACCCCAGCCGGTGAACTCCCGCGGCCGTGTGATCGTCGCCAGCCTGATCGGCACCACGGTCGAGTTCTATGACTTCTATGTCTACGCAACTGCGGCGGTGCTCGTCTTCCCGCAGCTGTTCTTCCCCAACGCCAACGAAACCACCCAGCTCCTGAGCTCCTTCGCGGTCTTCGGTGTGGCCTTCATCGCCCGCCCGCTCGGGTCCATCGTCTTCGGGCACTTCGGCGACAAGTTCGGCCGCAAGGGCACGCTGGTGGCCTCGCTGCTCACCATGGGCATCGCCACGTTCCTCATCGGCTGCCTGCCCACTGCCCTGGTACCGGGCTGGGAATTCTGGGCACCGGCACTGCTGGTGGTCATGCGCTTTGCCCAGGGCCTTGCCCTTGGCGGCGAATGGAGCGGCGCGGCCCTGCTGGCCACCGAGAACGCACCGGCCAACAAGCGCGCCATCTACGGCACGTTCCCGCAGCTCGGCGCACCCATTGGCTTCATCATCGCCAACGTCATCTTCCTGGTGGCCAGCTACACGCTGTCACCCGCCGCCTTCCAGGCCTGGGGCTGGCGTGTTCCGTTCCTGCTGAGCGCCGTCATGGTGATCATCGGCCTCTACGTGCGGCTGAAGCTGATCGAAACCCCGGCGTTCACCAAGGTGATCGAATCCAACGAGGTCGCCAAGCTGCCCCTGGGCCGCGTCTTCAAGACCAGCTGGCGCCAGCTGATCCTGGGTACCTTCATCATGCTGGCCACCTACGTGCTCTTCTACCTGATGACCACTTTCACCCTGACCTACGGAACCCGGGCCTCCAGCCTCGACGCCGCAAAGGCGGCCGCCGAAAAGGCCGGTAAGCCGATGTCCGAAGCCGCAGCGGCGGCGTTTGTTCCGGGCCTGGGCTACACCCGCAACGACTTCCTCTGGATGCTGATTGCCGGCGTCGTGTTCTTCGGCATCTTCACCCTGGTCTCCGGTCCGCTCGCTGAGAAGTACGGCCGCCGGAAGATGCTGATCGGGGTCACCGCCGGAATCTTCGCGTTCGGACTGCTCTTTGTGCCGCTGTTCAGCGGCGGCTTCGTGGGCACCATGGCCCTGCTCATCCTGGGCTTCTCGCTCATGGGCTTGACCTTCGGGCCGATGGGCGCGCTGCTGCCGGAGCTGTTCCCCACGAACGTCCGCTACACGGGCTCCGCCATCAGCTACAACTTCTCCAGCATCCTGGGCGCTGCAGTTGCACCGTTCATCGCCGTGGCGCTGTGGGAACTGGCTGACGGCAGCCCGGTGCTGGTGGGGGTCTACCTGACATCCATGGCCGTGCTGACACTCATCGCGCTCTTCGTCAGCAAGGAAACCCGGGACCTCGATTACGAGAACAACGTAGCCTGA
- a CDS encoding MFS transporter, with amino-acid sequence MTVDRTADAGTGNSVDLDDASSPESAAASASAQPGTTRTATAPALEFRPGRWIANWDAENKEQWETAGRSIARRNLNWSIFAEFLGFVVWQLWSIVVVQLPAAGFTFTTSEIFWLISMPSLVGATLRIPYTFMVPRFGGRNWTIVSALLLLIPSIGLALCVSNPETPFGVMLLVAALAGFGGGNFASSMANITFFYPAREKGWALGLNAAGGNLGAAVAQLAVPIVITLLAAGTVNLPMAGLMWVPFILLAAFGAYKYMNNLTSAKGDVAGSVAALKEPHLWVMAFLYIGTFGSFIGFAGVFPKLIKDYFPEFSTIGVGTVALSLAFLGPLVGSLARPYGGRMADRMGGARMTVSAFASMAVITLTMIWTLPLKNFWLFLVLFLMLFTASGFGNGATYRMIPVIFATNSRAARNGASSVATQRLASSALGLISAIGAYGGFLIPQVLNASNTASGSYTPAFYGFVGAYALMLVVCWACYIRNANRNAMGHV; translated from the coding sequence GTGACTGTTGACCGCACCGCAGATGCCGGCACCGGCAATTCCGTTGATCTTGACGACGCCTCGTCCCCGGAATCAGCCGCAGCATCCGCCAGCGCACAGCCCGGCACTACCCGCACCGCAACCGCTCCCGCCCTTGAATTCCGCCCCGGCCGCTGGATCGCCAACTGGGACGCCGAGAACAAGGAACAGTGGGAAACCGCCGGCCGCTCCATCGCCCGCCGCAACCTGAACTGGTCCATCTTCGCCGAATTCCTCGGCTTCGTCGTCTGGCAGCTGTGGTCCATCGTGGTGGTCCAGCTCCCGGCAGCAGGCTTCACGTTCACCACGTCCGAGATCTTCTGGCTGATCTCGATGCCCAGCCTGGTGGGCGCCACCCTTCGCATTCCCTACACCTTCATGGTTCCCCGCTTCGGCGGCCGGAACTGGACCATTGTTTCGGCCCTGCTGCTCCTGATCCCCTCGATCGGACTCGCGCTGTGCGTCTCAAACCCGGAGACACCATTTGGCGTGATGCTCCTGGTGGCCGCGCTGGCCGGCTTCGGCGGCGGCAACTTCGCCAGCTCCATGGCCAACATCACCTTCTTCTACCCGGCCCGCGAAAAGGGCTGGGCCCTGGGCCTGAACGCCGCAGGCGGAAACCTCGGTGCCGCCGTCGCGCAGCTCGCGGTTCCCATCGTGATCACCCTTCTGGCCGCGGGCACCGTCAACCTGCCCATGGCCGGCCTGATGTGGGTCCCGTTCATCCTGCTGGCAGCCTTCGGCGCCTACAAGTACATGAACAACCTCACCAGCGCCAAGGGCGACGTGGCCGGATCCGTTGCCGCGCTGAAGGAACCGCACCTGTGGGTCATGGCGTTCCTGTACATCGGCACCTTCGGCTCGTTCATCGGCTTCGCCGGCGTGTTCCCCAAGCTGATCAAGGACTACTTCCCCGAGTTCTCCACCATCGGAGTGGGAACCGTAGCCCTCTCGCTCGCCTTCCTGGGCCCACTGGTGGGCTCACTCGCCCGGCCCTACGGCGGACGCATGGCTGACCGCATGGGCGGCGCCCGGATGACCGTTTCAGCGTTCGCCTCCATGGCCGTGATCACCCTGACCATGATCTGGACGCTGCCGCTGAAGAACTTCTGGCTCTTCCTGGTCCTGTTCCTGATGCTCTTCACCGCGAGCGGCTTCGGCAACGGCGCAACCTACCGGATGATCCCGGTCATCTTCGCCACCAACAGCCGGGCAGCACGCAACGGAGCCAGCTCCGTGGCCACCCAGCGGCTGGCTTCCTCGGCCCTCGGCCTGATCTCCGCGATCGGGGCCTACGGCGGGTTCCTCATCCCGCAGGTGCTGAACGCGTCCAACACCGCCAGCGGCTCCTACACCCCGGCCTTCTACGGCTTCGTGGGGGCCTACGCCCTGATGCTGGTGGTCTGCTGGGCCTGCTACATCCGCAACGCCAACCGAAACGCGATGGGACACGTCTAA
- a CDS encoding Maf family protein, giving the protein MVRLILASQSPARTKLLAEAGIRHTVLVSDVDEDAVQARYGVTDPHDTALLLARAKAEAVAALPDSEGALVLGCDSVFEFDGEAHGKPYTADVARERMLRMSGSSGVLHTGHWLVDCRDTDTDDDGGDGTGSGATLGAVASAEVAFLDMDAEEIDAYIATGEPLHCAGSFTIDGLGGAFIRKVDGDPHAVVGLSVSTLRGLLAAANVRITDLWPVR; this is encoded by the coding sequence GTGGTCCGCCTGATACTTGCCTCCCAGTCCCCCGCCCGCACCAAGCTCCTCGCCGAAGCCGGCATCCGGCACACGGTGCTGGTCTCCGACGTGGATGAGGACGCCGTGCAGGCGCGCTACGGCGTGACCGATCCGCACGACACCGCCCTCCTGCTGGCCCGAGCCAAGGCCGAGGCCGTCGCGGCGCTCCCGGACTCCGAGGGCGCGCTGGTGCTGGGCTGCGACTCCGTCTTCGAGTTCGACGGCGAGGCGCACGGCAAGCCCTACACGGCCGACGTCGCGCGGGAGCGGATGCTGCGGATGAGCGGCAGTTCCGGGGTGCTGCACACGGGGCACTGGCTGGTGGACTGCCGGGATACGGACACGGACGACGACGGCGGCGACGGTACCGGATCCGGCGCCACCCTCGGCGCTGTTGCCTCCGCCGAGGTCGCCTTCCTGGACATGGACGCGGAGGAGATCGACGCGTACATCGCCACCGGCGAACCGCTGCACTGCGCCGGGTCTTTCACCATCGACGGCCTGGGCGGGGCCTTCATCCGGAAGGTCGACGGCGATCCGCATGCCGTCGTCGGCCTGTCCGTTTCGACCCTTCGGGGGCTGTTGGCCGCCGCAAACGTGCGCATCACCGATCTCTGGCCGGTGCGCTGA